The following nucleotide sequence is from Tardiphaga sp. 709.
GATCCTGCTGCTGTTCTCATGGGTGTCGCTGGTCGGTCTCGTGCGCGCCGAGTTCCTGCGCGGCCGAAACTTCGAATATATCATGGCGGCGCGGGCGCTCGGTGTGTCCAACGCCAAGATGATGATCCGACATCTGCTGCCGAATGCCATGGTGGCCACCATGACCTTCCTGCCGTTCATCGTCTCGTCCTCGGTGATGACGCTGACTGCGCTGGATTTCCTCGGCTTCGGCCTGCCGCCGGGCTCGCCATCGCTCGGCGAACTTCTGTCGCAAGGCAAGGCCAATGTGCAGGCGCCCTGGCTCGGCTTCACCGGCTTCTTCGCGGTGGCGATCATGCTGTCGCTGCTGATCTTCATCGGCGAGGGCGTCCGCGATGCCTTCGATCCGCGCAAGACATTCAGGTAGGGCCGCAGCATGGATGCCATCAACCAGCCGCTGCTCGATGTGCGCGATCTCTCGGTCGCGTTCCACCATGGCGGTAATACATCGGTCGCGGTCGATCGCGTATCGTTCGAGATCAAGCGCGGCGAATGCGTTGCGCTTGTCGGCGAGTCCGGCTCGGGCAAATCCGTCAGCGCAATGTCGATCCTGCGGCTTTTGCCATATCCGACGGCGTCGCACCCGTCCGGCCATATCCGCTTCAAGGGCCATGAGCTCCTGAGCATGTCGGAGCGCGAGATCCGCGGCATCCGCGGCAACGATATCTCCATCATCTTCCAGGAGCCGATGACCTCGCTGAACCCGCTGCACACGATCGGTGCGCAGATCGGCGAGATACTGCAACTCCATAACGGCATCCGCGGCAGCAAGGCGCGCGAACGAACGCTGGAATTGCTGACGCAAGTCGGCATTCCAGACCCGGAAACACGCCTCGCCAGCTATCCGCATCAATTGTCGGGTGGTCAGCGCCAGCGCGTGATGATTGCGATGGCGCTCGCCAATGCACCTGATCTCCTGATCGCCGATGAGCCGACCACCGCGCTGGACGTCACGGTGCAGGCGCAGATACTCGCTCTGCTGGCCGATATTCGTCAGCGGCTCGGCATGAGCCTGCTCTTCATTACCCACGATCTCGGCATCGTCCGCCGCATCGCAGACACCGTCTGCGTCATGAACAATGGCAAGATCGTCGAGCAGGGTCCGGTGGAGCAGGTGTTTACGTCGCCGCGGCATCCCTACACACGCGATCTGCTTGCTGCTGAGCCGAAGCCGGATCCGGCACCCCCACGGCCCGAAGCGCCGGTGGTGATGTCGGCGGACGATCTCAAGGTCTGGTTTCCGATCAAGCGGGGATTACTCCGCAAGACGGTGGGCCACGTAAAGGCAGTGGACGGTGTCAGCCTGAAGGTGCGGCAAGGCGAGACGCTCGGCGTCGTCGGTGAATCCGGCTCCGGCAAGACGACGCTCGGTCTTGCGCTACTGCGCTTAATTTCCTCGCAGGGACCGATCGTGTTCCTGAGCAAGGATATCCAGGGTCTGCAGTTCAAGGACATGCGGCCGATCCGGCGTGACATGCAGATCGTGTTTCAGGATCCGTTCGGGGCGCTGTCGCCGCGTATGTCAGTCGGCGATATCGTCGCCGAAGGGTTGAGCGTGCATCAGCCTTCTCTTTCGCCGGAGGATCGTGAGACGCGCGTCGTCAAGGCACTGCAGGATGTCGGCCTCGATCCCAAGACCCGGTTCCGCTATCCGCATGAGTTCTCCGGCGGCCAGCGCCAGCGCATCAGCATCGCGCGCGCAGCCGTGCTGGAGCCGAGTTTCGTCGTTCTGGACGAGCCCACCAGCGCGCTCGACATGCTGTTCCAGGCGCAGATGGTGGACCTCCTGCGCGAGCTGCAGCGCAAGCGCGATCTCACTTATATGTTCATCTCGCACGACCTGCGCGTGGTCGCGTCACTGGCCAGCCACCTCATCGTGATGCGGCACGGCAAGGTGGTCGAAGAGGGCCCGGCGGCTGAGCTGTTCAAGAATCCGAAGAGCGACTACACCCGCGCGCTGTTTGCCGCAGCGTTCAGGATCGAAACGGCGCCGGGCGGGGATGCTGCGCAGTAGGATACGATGACGAAAGACAACGATCACCGTCCCACCATTACGGACCGTGCTGCCGATGTCGCTGTCTCGGCTCCGACGGTGGTCGGACGCGGCTTCATGACCTACGAACGGTACGATATCGCGATCATTCGCGCGGGCGATGAGACACTGCGGCAGCAGCGTGACATACTCCGTGCCAGCAAAGTGGCCGCAGTTCTTCCGATCGATCTTGCGCGCGGCGAAGTCGTGCTGATTCACCAGTTTCGTTTGCCGGCGCATCTCGCCACGGGGCGTGGTGAGATGGTCGAGATCGTCGCCGGACGCGTTGATGAGGATGAAACGCCGCTCGTTGCCGCTGCGCGAGAATGTGCGGAAGAAATCGGTGTAACGCTGCAGCGTTTGCTCGAGCTCTATAGCGTGCTGCCGACGCCGGGCTTCACCGACGAGTATGTCACATTCTTTCTCGGCTTCGTTGACAGCAGCAAGGTACCCACCCGGGGTGGTCTCGTCGGAGAGACCGAGGATACGCGGCCCTTCGTGGTCTCCATCGACGAGGCGATCGCGGCACTGGATAGCGGCGCAATTCACAACGGCCTGATGGTGAGTGCTCTGCAGTGGCTGGCGCTGCATCGTGCCCGACTGCAGGATTACTACGAGCGCGCGGTGCCTAATCCAGCCGTCTGATGCTGGTGATATCGCTGCCGGCCGCCTTGATCCGCGCGATGGCGCCTTTCGTGTCCTCGATGGCCGTTGCCATGTGATGCGCATTGGCATGCACGATCGTGTCGGCATCGCGGGCGATGGCAACGTGGCCCTTCCAGAAAATCAGGTCGCCGCGCTTCAGATGCTGCATCTCGGCGTCGGACAAGGCGCGGCCGAGGCCGCTCTCCTGCATGTCGCTGTCGCGCGGGCAGCCGGTGCCTGATGCGGTCAGTGCGATTTGCACCAGCCCGGAGCAATCGATACCGAGGCTGCTCTTGCCGCCCCATAGATAGGGCGTGCCGACGAAGCGCTCGGCGACCGCAACGAAATCGTTTTCGAACGCATCGATCTCCGCGACATGCCGCCTCGGTACGCAATGTCCGGCATTCGTCATCACAAATGCATCGGTCATCTTGACGATGGCCAGGCGCGCGCCTAGCGGCAGCGTATCTGTCGGCGGCAGTTTGATGGAGGGCCCAGGAAAAAGGAACGTCCGGAGCGCGGTCACTTTGTGTGTCGGTGTCGGCCCGCGTGGATAGAGTGCGAGATCCGAGAGCCAGCCGACATAGCCGTCGCCATTGAGTTGGCCCCAGGCCCAGCCTTCTTCGTTGCGGTCGTAGATGGTGAAACGCTCGCCCTTCAAGGCCTGCGTATTCATTTCGGCGCCGGAGAATGGTTGGAGCCGCATGGAGGTGACGCCATCGGCAACCTCGAATTCTTCGCCGTCGACGAAACGTGCGGCCTCGACCTGACCTTCAAGATATCGCGCAGCCACGTCCGGGCGCGCAGGAGTGAGCCGGGGATCTCGTTTATCCATAGCGCTGGCTCAATAGCTGATAGATCGCTCGTGCCGCCTGGCATTCGCCGCCTTCGGGGCGTGCTGGCTTCGCCGATGGCGTCCAACCATAGATATCTACATGGAGCCAGCTCCTGGCGGCTTCGACAAAGCGCTGCAGAAACAGCGCGCATGTGATCGAGCCGGCAAAGCCGCCGGAGGGCGCATTGTTGATATTGGCCACCTTGGAGTCGAGCCAGGCATCGTAGGGAGCCCAGAGCGGCAGCCGCCACAGCGGATCGTTCTGCTCCTTCGCACAGCGCGCGACGTCGAGCGCCAGCGTCTCGTCATTGGTGTAGTAGGGCGGTAGATCGGGGCCGAGCGCCACGCGTGCGGCGCCGGTCAGCGTGCCCAGATCGACCAGCAGGTCCGGCTTCTCCTCATCGGCATAGGCCAGCGCATCGGCCAGCACCAACCGGCCTTCGGCGTCTGTGTTTCCGATTTCGACCGTCGGCCCCTTGCGCGACTTGAAAATATCGAGAGGGCGGAATGCGTTGCCGGCGACGGCGTTTTCCACCGCAGGGATCAGCACGCGCAACCGCACTTTCAGCTTGGCGTCCATCACCATCAGCGCCAGCGCCAGGACATTGGCGGCGCCGCCCATATCCTTCTTCATGATCAGCATGCCGCTTGAGGGCTTGAGGTCGAGGCCGCCGGTGTCGAAGCAGACGCCTTTGCCGACCAGCGTCACCTTCGGATGCGACGGGGCACCCCAGGAGAAATCGATCAGCCGTGGCGCGCGCGTCGAGGCCATGCCCACGGCGTGGATCAATGGAAAATTCTGCTGCATGAGGTCATCGCCCACGATGCATTTGAAGTCTGCACCAAAACGCGTGGCGAGTTCCT
It contains:
- a CDS encoding ABC transporter ATP-binding protein, with the translated sequence MDAINQPLLDVRDLSVAFHHGGNTSVAVDRVSFEIKRGECVALVGESGSGKSVSAMSILRLLPYPTASHPSGHIRFKGHELLSMSEREIRGIRGNDISIIFQEPMTSLNPLHTIGAQIGEILQLHNGIRGSKARERTLELLTQVGIPDPETRLASYPHQLSGGQRQRVMIAMALANAPDLLIADEPTTALDVTVQAQILALLADIRQRLGMSLLFITHDLGIVRRIADTVCVMNNGKIVEQGPVEQVFTSPRHPYTRDLLAAEPKPDPAPPRPEAPVVMSADDLKVWFPIKRGLLRKTVGHVKAVDGVSLKVRQGETLGVVGESGSGKTTLGLALLRLISSQGPIVFLSKDIQGLQFKDMRPIRRDMQIVFQDPFGALSPRMSVGDIVAEGLSVHQPSLSPEDRETRVVKALQDVGLDPKTRFRYPHEFSGGQRQRISIARAAVLEPSFVVLDEPTSALDMLFQAQMVDLLRELQRKRDLTYMFISHDLRVVASLASHLIVMRHGKVVEEGPAAELFKNPKSDYTRALFAAAFRIETAPGGDAAQ
- a CDS encoding leucyl aminopeptidase family protein, coding for MHSAFDMTAAASAIPITFASKTTWPEISAALPGPAKAFAAANGFAAKPGAWLALPTEDGAIAQVIFGLEDDGATFRDLFRPGQLPGLLPPGTYRFANAPHDVRLAVLAFALGSYRFGRYRKNDEPKVKLVPPDGIDVADISRMAEAAALARDLINTPSNDMGPEELAAAAKELATRFGADFKCIVGDDLMQQNFPLIHAVGMASTRAPRLIDFSWGAPSHPKVTLVGKGVCFDTGGLDLKPSSGMLIMKKDMGGAANVLALALMVMDAKLKVRLRVLIPAVENAVAGNAFRPLDIFKSRKGPTVEIGNTDAEGRLVLADALAYADEEKPDLLVDLGTLTGAARVALGPDLPPYYTNDETLALDVARCAKEQNDPLWRLPLWAPYDAWLDSKVANINNAPSGGFAGSITCALFLQRFVEAARSWLHVDIYGWTPSAKPARPEGGECQAARAIYQLLSQRYG
- a CDS encoding NlpC/P60 family protein, with amino-acid sequence MDKRDPRLTPARPDVAARYLEGQVEAARFVDGEEFEVADGVTSMRLQPFSGAEMNTQALKGERFTIYDRNEEGWAWGQLNGDGYVGWLSDLALYPRGPTPTHKVTALRTFLFPGPSIKLPPTDTLPLGARLAIVKMTDAFVMTNAGHCVPRRHVAEIDAFENDFVAVAERFVGTPYLWGGKSSLGIDCSGLVQIALTASGTGCPRDSDMQESGLGRALSDAEMQHLKRGDLIFWKGHVAIARDADTIVHANAHHMATAIEDTKGAIARIKAAGSDITSIRRLD
- a CDS encoding NUDIX hydrolase encodes the protein MTKDNDHRPTITDRAADVAVSAPTVVGRGFMTYERYDIAIIRAGDETLRQQRDILRASKVAAVLPIDLARGEVVLIHQFRLPAHLATGRGEMVEIVAGRVDEDETPLVAAARECAEEIGVTLQRLLELYSVLPTPGFTDEYVTFFLGFVDSSKVPTRGGLVGETEDTRPFVVSIDEAIAALDSGAIHNGLMVSALQWLALHRARLQDYYERAVPNPAV